CAGCGTGGGATGGTGCTGGACACGGAAACCTGCATCAAGTGTCTCTCCTGTGTGGAGGCCTGCAAGGAGGAGAACCACACGCCGGAGGGCCACTTCTGGATGGAGGTCCACCGCTACCAGCGCGCCGACGAGGAGTACGACGGGCCCACGGACTGTGACTCCCTGCAGCGGCCCTGTCAGCACTGTGAGGACGCCCCGTGTATCGAGGTCTGTCCGAACAACTCCCGGTTCAAGACCGAGAACGGCCGGACGGTCTGTGATTACGATACCTGTCTGGGCTGCAAGTACTGTGAGGTCGCCTGCCCGTATCACGTGAACTCGTTTGTCGGGACCGGCGTCCCCGAGTACCTGGATGGCCCGTTCGAGGGCCAGCGCCGGGACGACGAGGGCCGTTGGCTTGCCGGTACGCCGCCGGAGGGTTCCTGCAGCAAGTGTACCTTCTGCATCCACCGTGAGTGGGACGACGAACTCCGCGGTACGACCGCCTGTGAGGAGGCCTGTCCGGTCGATGCGATCCACTTCGGGGACCTCAACGATCCCGAGAGCGCGCCGAACCAGTACCTCGAAGATTATGACGACTCAGAGACGTTCAAGGCCCGTTCGGAGGTCTCGGATCCGAACGTGATTTACGTCGGCGACGAGCCCAAAGACGTCGAAGTCGAACCGGTTCCGGGCCCCACGAGCCACGAGGACCTCGGCCTGGAGGCGTCCGAACCGACGGGGCACTGACCGCGGCTGCACTCTTTTCTGGCACGCAAGCAGGTGAGTCCCGGGGTGGCCGGACCAATCCGAGAGTGTGACATGTAACTCGCCGCTCGAAATCGCTCGTTCGGTATTTCACGCCTTCTATTGCCGAAATTTCTGACCCCTACTTAATGGCCTAAATTGTGCTCATGAACCCCTTTTGAAGTAGGGTTGGTAGGAGAAGTTGCAATGGAACCTGATAGAAACGCGCGCATCGGATCTAACCTCTCGCGTCGGAAGTTCGTCGCTGGAACGGCCGCCGGTTTCGCGACGGTCAGTCTCGCCGGCTGTACGGACGGCAACGGCGAACCGACCACCACTGCGGAACCCGAGCCGGAAGACTACGTCGTCACCGACGACGTCATCGTGAGTTCCTCGTACGTCCCGGCAAACGCCGGCTTCGCGCAGGCGTGTTCGCCGTCGCGGATGTTCGCCCCGGAAATGCACCCGGTCTTCAAGATCGGTGTTTACGACCCCGAGACGGGCGAGCAGCTGGGTAACGATACGCTCGACTCCGTATCGGTCAACATCGACGGCTACGAGACTGTCGACCTCGCCTGGGGCGGTGACGCCGAAGAGAACCCCTCCGAGGAGTGGAGTGGGAGCTGGGCCATCCCCGAAGACGCCGAACCCGGTGCGATTTCTTACACCGTCGAGATCACCAACGACGACGCCAACTTCCACAACGTGGGGATCCTGGAGAGTTCGATTACCATCATCGAGTTCTCACAGGACTACCTCATCACCGACGACCTGTACGCAGGGTCCGCCGGAATGAGCGACTACGAGGACAACGAGTTCATTTCCGGCTGTGCGCCCTCGCGCCAGTTCGCACCCGGTATGATGGTCGGCTTCGACATCGGCGTCTACGAGAGCTCCACCGGCAATCCGGTCGGTCCCGCCGACGGCGACCAGGAAAACGTCGTCGCGGGCATCGAATCCGCCACGCTCACGATCGAAGACTTCGACGAGACCGTCGAACTGGGCTGGTCCGGTATGTCCGAGGGTGAGGCCACCGAGGACCTCAACTGGAACGCTACCTGGACCATCCCGAGCGACGCCGAAGCAGGCAGCTACAACTTCACCGTGGAGGTCGTGGCGGCTGATGACAACATTGGCTCCAAAAACGTCGGGGCCACGGCCCACGTCACGAACTCCTTCTCGATCGTCTAAGGCGAACTGAGCGGATTCAGTTCGGCTCGACTCGGTCTTTGACGTTCGCGAAGTACCGATCGACGTCTCCCTCGATGAACTTCTTCAGGAGCCGGGCACCGAGACTGGCAACACCGCCGGTGTAGAACAGTTCGGCCGAGTAGGAGAGATCGACCTCGCCGGTTTCGGTTTCCTGCATCTCCATCGCCGCGAGCACGTCGAAGGTACTGCCGGTCGTGGAGTCAAAGGCCTCTCCCTCCGCGATGATCCAGTCCGGTTCGTCCATCTCGACGAGTTCGAACTCCCCGTCCAGCGAGACCGAGACGTGCCCGATCCCCCGTTCGATTTCGACGGAGTAGCGCCGTTCGGTATGTCTGGTGACTTCCTGGGCTCCCGGAACCACGTCCGCGAGGTTCTGGGCATCGGAGATGAACTCCCAGAGGGTCTGTTTGTCCGTGTCGGCTCGAACGGTGTCCGTGAATTCGAGACTCGATCGATCGTCGTCTGTGTCAGGTGTCATGGGTGTGTTGGACCGTGTTGTTATCGCTGCTGCCAGGGGGTGAGCCAGTCGCCGATCTCCTCCGGGCCGTGGACGAAGACCAGGCCGAGCACGTTGATCGAGAACAGGGCCACGTACAGCTCCAGGATCTTGAACTGCTGCCAGGAAGTCCAGATCACATAGCCCAGGCCGCTGTCCGCCGCGACCATCTCGATGATGACCAGGAGGACCACGGCGATGCCCAGCCCGAGGCTCAGTCCGCTCGCGACCTGTGGGAGGATGCTCGGCAGGACGACCTCCCGGTAGATGGCCAGGCGACCGGCCCCGTTGTCCCTCGCCGCGGCGATGTACTGGCCTTCGATCTGTGTCACGGCGTCCATGGTGTTGATCGTCACCAGGAGGAACACCGCGAGTGCCATCGTGAGGATCCGGGCCGTCTCGCTGACGCCGAAGATCGAGAACATCACCGGCAGGATGGCGATCTTCGGAAGCGGGTAGAGCACACTCAGATGCGGGTCGAGAATCGCCCGCACGCCGCCGTTCCGACCGGCGAGCAGTCCCATCGTCACTCCACTCGCCGTTCCCAGCAGTCCGCCGAGGAGGACCCGCCGGAGGCTCGCGAGGAGATGGGTCAGAAAGTCCCCGTGAACGTAGAGTTCGACGGCCAGCCCGAGAACGGCCGTGGGCGGTGGGAAGAAACGGGCGTCGATGAGCCCGCCACGCGCGGCGGCCTCCCAGCCGATCGCCAGCACCACAAACGGCCCCAGTAACAACAGGAGCCGGCTGCTAGAGCGTCGAGCGGCCGTCATTCC
This region of Halodesulfurarchaeum sp. HSR-GB genomic DNA includes:
- a CDS encoding 4Fe-4S ferredoxin N-terminal domain-containing protein, with translation MTDTIDTDDIDDVVGDILADVDADETLGKQMATDARRVSKGELSRAEFEDRYAEDVAEEFGTDLTGGTAGASMPGTPSVMDQASRRSVLKAAGVAAVGAAAVGAGVSSNNAAAQSEADSSVQRGMVLDTETCIKCLSCVEACKEENHTPEGHFWMEVHRYQRADEEYDGPTDCDSLQRPCQHCEDAPCIEVCPNNSRFKTENGRTVCDYDTCLGCKYCEVACPYHVNSFVGTGVPEYLDGPFEGQRRDDEGRWLAGTPPEGSCSKCTFCIHREWDDELRGTTACEEACPVDAIHFGDLNDPESAPNQYLEDYDDSETFKARSEVSDPNVIYVGDEPKDVEVEPVPGPTSHEDLGLEASEPTGH
- a CDS encoding SRPBCC domain-containing protein, coding for MTPDTDDDRSSLEFTDTVRADTDKQTLWEFISDAQNLADVVPGAQEVTRHTERRYSVEIERGIGHVSVSLDGEFELVEMDEPDWIIAEGEAFDSTTGSTFDVLAAMEMQETETGEVDLSYSAELFYTGGVASLGARLLKKFIEGDVDRYFANVKDRVEPN
- a CDS encoding ABC transporter permease, which gives rise to MTAARRSSSRLLLLLGPFVVLAIGWEAAARGGLIDARFFPPPTAVLGLAVELYVHGDFLTHLLASLRRVLLGGLLGTASGVTMGLLAGRNGGVRAILDPHLSVLYPLPKIAILPVMFSIFGVSETARILTMALAVFLLVTINTMDAVTQIEGQYIAAARDNGAGRLAIYREVVLPSILPQVASGLSLGLGIAVVLLVIIEMVAADSGLGYVIWTSWQQFKILELYVALFSINVLGLVFVHGPEEIGDWLTPWQQR